Proteins co-encoded in one Dreissena polymorpha isolate Duluth1 chromosome 12, UMN_Dpol_1.0, whole genome shotgun sequence genomic window:
- the LOC127853188 gene encoding uncharacterized protein LOC127853188 isoform X3 translates to MIGFVILVFLEIQCVLLKHGSTATTFKATTSAPTTASYISVAEAVTQDTTSSPPTAFNTTTTKAENPGITTPATTTTTNITTTESETYGTNTFSPTTATNTLTTQIKASSASNTSAVSTKPSDRLTTSTTTSISATATTPAPTFSPTPTTTPVPTSSPEPTTTPVPPYSPEPTTTAASTSPPEQTTTPDPTTTPAPTSSPQRITDPVPASSPEQTTDPVPTSSPDSTTDPAPTSSPEPTTDPVPTSSPEPTTDPVSTSPSEPTADPLPTSSPEQTTDHLPTYSPEPTTDPVPTSSPEPTTGPIPSSSPEPTTDLLPTSSTTEHVPASSPELTTEPATTSSPEPTTDHVPTSSPEPTTDPAPTSSPEPITDPVSISSHEHKTNPAPTSSPEQTTTHVTPYSPEPATTVVTTSSPEPTTIPSPPYSPKPTTTSSPPYSPEPTTTSAPPYSPKPTTTSAPQFTTEPTTTPASVSSPELITTPAPPYSPEPTTTLATPYSPESTTILAPQYSPEPITTPEPPYSPEQTTTPAPRYSPEPTTTPEPQYSPEPKTTTAQTYSLEPTATPEPPYSPEPNTTPAPPYSLEPTATPASPCSTESTTTPEPPYSPEPTTTSVPTSSSEPTTTSIPTSPTEPTTTPAFVSSPEPTTTHVPTSSPQPTITSTLDATTFSTTDCVSPPGIPNGTYTALSAAYNSAINYLCNPGFQLTGNNSIMCLDSGNWSELKATCTIKDCGTPPGLLNGYFTKAKTTFDSSVEYTCITGYDLNGNNTIVCLEYGNWSELRTRCEIKNCYNTPIVANGKCISNTTIYKSPAACSCDAGYTLHGDNYTECLANGSWSDVNITCTARDCGPPPELLNGSHTQGKTTFNSSIEYSCNHGYDLTGNNTIVCLENGLWNKLGATCIIKDCNLTKPILHGSCFANTTTYLSKAECSCDTGYTLHGKNFTECLSDGSWSDANITCIIKDCGAPPGLMNAFFTQGGTTYHSSIEYTCITGYDLIGNNTIVCLETGHWSELETKCEIKHCSSPPELLNGSYTQGKTTFNSSIEYSCNNGYDFTGNNIIVCMENGLWSKLEATCIIKDCGNYTHTLNGMVEFPNDTTYLSVANVHCIEGYRLKKEHNNSVTSEYINCTEEGLWQVSKGCELKDCGPPPSGKLSTVNAPVKTFNSSAVYTCNHGYSTYNDSTIVCNASGLWSDEAPICYDINECLDRKTCHYNANCTNTDGSFKCECQTGYRDLDGVGGQHCDDIDECSSGGDFFCATSFNQTRVCVNIDGGYVCVCNKGFTGPKCERDIDECIHNTTCGGNADCSNAFGRFTCACREGYPQGNPYLGCFEPVLLEFSGAGDRYWDIDNEIIKEYQISRRLPYFGEYVHWLRPSMDGFISLDFQPLYNQYGGENASEWRTAVQNHLVIAPLWTNIDSRNITDGGLWIHLFTDRQKNNVDIEKIQQLVRQYTNQTEFIVSVALVATWKHVTVHSPYEPGYELVKHQNLSMQCILASDGMYTYIIFNYDREQFSIKPLSEVPVASGFTNLNYTGVILSNRKNFTRLNQESNVKPDFAGRWLYNVTVITESMKNEILCQRFFDSNKDGLKTLIKKELEFALPCPCQEVLMIEDYTFNRNDSLRPGFGDHMTCYESWFFSAYGIKQRCCYMFSKLQTQYPGAVAAEFENKTLAELLEKGYNQCCSSGVSQKFCHLYQEINPPDDCSKYTISDEIPLRADIMQDDLGVEKQHEDTRGEGMMGHFVRSVRKMFGL, encoded by the exons ATGATCGGTTTTGTTATACTAGTATTTCTTGAAATACAATGTGTTCTGCTTAAGCATGGAAGTACAG CGACAACATTCAAAGCTACAACGTCTGCACCGACAACAGCGTCCTACATATCAGTAGCAGAAGCGGTAACACAAGACACAACGTCTTCACCACCAACTGCGTTCAACACAACAACCACAAAAGCGGAAAATCCAGGGATAACCACTCCtgcaactacaacaacaaccaaCATAACAACAACAGAATCGGAAACATATGGGACAAACACGTTTTCTCCGACAACAGCAACCAATACATTAACTACACAAATAAAAGCATCATCTGCATCAAACACTTCGGCTGTTTCAACAAAACCGTCTGATCGATTAACAACTTCCACGACAACATCAATATCTGCAACAGCAACTACACCTGCACCGACATTTTCACCGACACCAACAACTACACCTGTACCGACATCTTCACCTGAACCAACAACTACACCGGTACCGCCATATTCACCTGAACCAACAACTACAGCTGCATCAACATCTCCACCTGAACAAACAACTACACCTGATCCAACAACTACACCTGCACCGACATCTTCACCTCAACGAATAACTGATCCTGTACCGGCATCTTCACCTGAACAAACAACTGATCCTGTACCGACATCTTCACCTGATTCAACAACTGATCCTGCACCGACATCTTCACCTGAACCAACAACTGATCCTGTACCGACATCTTCACCTGAACCAACAACTGATCCTGTATCGACATCACCATCTGAACCAACAGCTGATCCTCTACCGACATCTTCACCTGAACAAACAACTGATCATCTACCGACATATTCACCTGAACCAACAACTGATCCTGTACCGACGTCTTCACCTGAACCAACAACAGGTCCTATACCGTCCTCTTCACCTGAACCAACAACTGATCTCCTACCGACATCTTCTACAACTGAGCATGTACCGGCATCTTCACCTGAATTAACAACTGAACCTGCAACGACATCTTCACCTGAACCAACAACTGATCATGTACCGACATCTTCACCTGAACCAACTACTGATCCAGCACCTACATCTTCACCTGAACCAATAACTGATCCTGTATCGATATCTTCACATGAACATAAAACAAATCCCGCACCGACATCTTCACCTGAACAAACAACTACACATGTAACGCCATATTCACCTGAACCAGCAACTACAGTTGTAACGACATCTTCACCTGAACCAACAACTATACCTTCACCGCCATATTCACCTAAACCAACAACTACATCTTCACCGCCATATTCACCTGAACCAACAACTACATCTGCACCGCCATATTCACCTAAACCAACAACTACGTCTGCACCGCAATTTACAACTGAACCAACAACTACACCTGCATCTGTATCTTCTCCTGAACTAATAACTACACCTGCACCGCCATATTCACCTGAACCAACAACTACACTTGCAACGCCATATTCACCTGAATCAACAACTATACTTGCACCGCAATATTCACCTGAACCAATAACTACACCTGAACCGCCATATTCACCTGAACAAACAACTACACCTGCACCGCGATATTCACCTGAACCAACAACTACACCTGAACCACAATATTCACCTGAACCAAAAACTACAACTGCACAGACATATTCACTTGAACCAACAGCTACACCTGAACCGCCATATTCACCTGAACCAAACACTACACCTGCACCGCCATATTCACTTGAACCAACAGCTACACCTGCTTCGCCTTGTTCAACTGAATCAACAACTACACCTGAACCTCCATATTCACCTGAACCAACAACTACATCTGTACCGACATCTTCATCTGAACCAACAACTACATCTATACCGACATCTCCAACTGAACCAACAACTACACCTGCATTTGTATCTTCTCCTGAACCAACAACTACACATGTGCCGACTTCTTCACCTCAACCAACAATTACTTCAACGTTAGACGCAACAACATTTTCCACTACAG ATTGTGTTTCACCACCCGGAATTCCTAATGGAACTTACACAGCTTTGAGCGCAGCCTATAATTCAGCCATTAACTATCTGTGCAACCCAGGCTTCCAACTGACTGGAAACAACTCCATAATGTGTCTAGATTCCGGGAACTGGAGTGAGTTAAAGGCCACCTGCACTATTAAAG ATTGTGGAACACCTCCTGGTTTGCTGAACGGCTATTTCACAAAAGCAAAGACAACTTTCGATTCATCAGTTGAATACACGTGCATAACCGGGTATGACCTTAATGGAAACAACACCATTGTATGCCTTGAATATGGGAACTGGAGTGAACTCAGGACACGGTGCGAGATAAAAA ATTGTTATAATACTCCAATTGTTGCAAACGGAAAGTGCATCTCCAATACCACCATATATAAGTCGCCTGCCGCCTGTTCGTGTGACGCAGGATACACATTGCATGGGGACAACTATACAGAGTGTCTAGCCAATGGATCGTGGAGTGATGTCAATATCACATGTACTGCCAGGG ACTGTGGACCACCGCCTGAGTTGCTGAACGGCTCTCACACTCAAGGGAAAACAACTTTCAATTCATCGATTGAATACTCGTGCAACCATGGATATGACTTGACTGGAAACAACACCATTGTGTGTTTGGAAAATGGACTTTGGAATAAGCTGGGGGCTACATGCATCATTAAAG ATTGCAACTTAACTAAACCTATATTGCACGGATCGTGTTTCGCCAATACCACAACATACCTGTCTAAGGCTGAGTGTTCGTGTGATACAGGATACACATTGCACGGAAAAAACTTTACTGAGTGTCTTTCCGATGGATCATGGAGTGACGCCAATATCACTTGTATCATCAAAG ATTGTGGAGCACCTCCTGGACTGATGAACGCATTTTTCACTCAAGGAGGGACGACTTACCATTCATCAATTGAATACACGTGCATAACTGGGTACGATCTAATTGGAAATAACACCATTGTGTGCCTTGAAACCGGGCACTGGAGTGAACTCGAGACCAAATGCGAGATAAAAC ACTGTAGTTCACCGCCGGAGTTGCTGAACGGCTCTTATACTCAAGGGAAAACAACTTTCAATTCATCGATTGAATACTCGTGCAATAACGGATATGACTTTACTGGAAACAATATAATTGTGTGTATGGAAAATGGTCTTTGGAGTAAACTAGAGGCTACATGCATCATTAAAG ATTGCGGAAACTATACCCATACGCTGAATGGCATGGTTGAGTTTCCGAACGATACAACTTACCTGTCCGTTGCCAATGTCCACTGCATTGAAGGATATAGACTGAAGAAGGAACACAATAACAGCGTTACATCAGAGTACATTAACTGCACTGAAGAAGGTCTCTGGCAGGTCTCAAAAGGCTGCGAACTAAAAG ACTGTGGTCCACCACCAAGTGGCAAACTATCAACAGTGAACGCACCAGTGAAGACTTTCAACTCATCAGCTGTGTACACGTGTAATCATGGGTACAGCACATACAATGACTCAACAATCGTTTGTAATGCAAGCGGGCTATGGAGTGATGAAGCACCAATATGTTATG ATATCAACGAGTGTCTTGACAGAAAGACATGTCACTACAACGCTAACTGTACCAACACTGACGGGAGCTTTAAGTGCGAATGTCAGACCGGATACAGAGACCTGGATGGGGTCGGTGGACAACACTGTGATG ATATAGACGAGTGTTCTTCTGGTGGCGATTTCTTTTGCGCAACATCCTTCAACCAGACACGTGTTTGTGTGAATATTGACGGAGGATACGTGTGTGTTTGCAACAAGGGATTTACTGGACCCAAATGTGAACGCG ATATTGATGAATGCATTCATAATACAACGTGCGGAGGAAATGCGGATTGTTCCAACGCGTTTGGTAGATTCACCTGTGCATGCCGTGAAGGCTATCCACAGGGAAACCCCTATCTGGGCTGCTTCG AACCGGTTTTACTGGAGTTCAGTGGAGCGGGAGACAGATACTGGGATATAGACAACGAAATAATCAAGGAGTATCAAATCTCAAGACGGCTGCCGTACTTCGGGGAGTATGTGCACTGGTTAAGG CCAAGCATGGACGGATTCATATCGCTAGATTTCCAACCATTGTACAATCAATATGGAGGTGAAAATGCAAGCGAGTGGAGGACAGCTGTTCAGAACCACTTGGTGATTGCACCGTTATGGACAAACATTGACAGCAGAAATATTACAGACGGAGGACTTTGGATTCACCTTTTTACCGACCGCCAAAAGAACAATGTAGACATTGAGAAAATCCAACAACTCGTTCGTCAATACACCAACCAGACTGAGTTCATTGTTAGTGTGGCCCTGGTCGCCACGTGGAAACACGTGACTGTCCACTCGCCCTATGAACCCGGATATGAACTCGTCAAGCATCAG AACCTGTCGATGCAGTGTATTCTGGCATCAGACGGAATGTACACGTACATCATATTCAACTACGACCGGGAACAGTTTAGTATCAAACCGTTATCAGAAGTACCCGTTGCCAGTggtttcacaaatctaaattACACGGGAGTCATTTTGTCCAACAGAAAAAACTTCACGCGACTTAATCAAGAATCCAATGTTAAGCCAG ATTTTGCTGGAAGGTGGCTCTATAATGTTACAGTCATCACTGAATCCATGAAAAATGAAATCCTTTGCCAAAGATTCTTCGACAGTAATAAAGATGGTCTGAAAACACTGATCAAGAAGGAGCTGGAGTTTGCCCTGCCATGTCCGTGTCAGGAAGTCCTTATGATCGAA GACTACACTTTCAACCGCAATGACTCCCTACGCCCCGGGTTTGGAGACCATATGACATGTTACGAGTCCTGGTTCTTCAGCGCCTATGGCATCAAACAAAGATGCTGCTACAT GTTCAGCAAACTGCAGACGCAGTACCCGGGTGCAGTAGCAGCGgagtttgaaaacaaaacacttgcCGAATTACTCGAGAAGGGTTACAATCAGTGCTGCTCTTCGGGTGTCAGCCAGAAGTTCTGTCATCTGTACCAGGAGATCAACCCGCCTGATGACTGCTCAAAATACACAATAAGCGACGAGATACCGCTAAGGGCAGACATCATGCAAGATGACCTTGGTGTTGAGAAGCAACACGAGGACACCCGCGGCGAGGGGATGATGGGCCACTTCGTCAGAAGTGTGCGAAAAATGTTTGGATTGTAA
- the LOC127853188 gene encoding uncharacterized protein LOC127853188 isoform X1, translating into MIGFVILVFLEIQCVLLKHGSTATTFKATTSAPTTASYISVAEAVTQDTTSSPPTAFNTTTTKAENPGITTPATTTTTNITTTESETYGTNTFSPTTATNTLTTQIKASSASNTSAVSTKPSDRLTTSTTTSISATATTPAPTFSPTPTTTPVPTSSPEPTTTPVPPYSPEPTTTAASTSPPEQTTTPDPTTTPAPTSSPQRITDPVPASSPEQTTDPVPTSSPDSTTDPAPTSSPEPTTDPVPTSSPEPTTDPVSTSPSEPTADPLPTSSPEQTTDHLPTYSPEPTTDPVPTSSPEPTTGPIPSSSPEPTTDLLPTSSTTEHVPASSPELTTEPATTSSPEPTTDHVPTSSPEPTTDPAPTSSPEPITDPVSISSHEHKTNPAPTSSPEQTTTHVTPYSPEPATTVVTTSSPEPTTIPSPPYSPKPTTTSSPPYSPEPTTTSAPPYSPKPTTTSAPQFTTEPTTTPASVSSPELITTPAPPYSPEPTTTLATPYSPESTTILAPQYSPEPITTPEPPYSPEQTTTPAPRYSPEPTTTPEPQYSPEPKTTTAQTYSLEPTATPEPPYSPEPNTTPAPPYSLEPTATPASPCSTESTTTPEPPYSPEPTTTSVPTSSSEPTTTSIPTSPTEPTTTPAFVSSPEPTTTHVPTSSPQPTITSTLDATTFSTTDCVSPPGIPNGTYTALSAAYNSAINYLCNPGFQLTGNNSIMCLDSGNWSELKATCTIKDCGTPPGLLNGYFTKAKTTFDSSVEYTCITGYDLNGNNTIVCLEYGNWSELRTRCEIKNCYNTPIVANGKCISNTTIYKSPAACSCDAGYTLHGDNYTECLANGSWSDVNITCTARDCGPPPELLNGSHTQGKTTFNSSIEYSCNHGYDLTGNNTIVCLENGLWNKLGATCIIKDCNLTKPILHGSCFANTTTYLSKAECSCDTGYTLHGKNFTECLSDGSWSDANITCIIKDCGAPPGLMNAFFTQGGTTYHSSIEYTCITGYDLIGNNTIVCLETGHWSELETKCEIKHCSSPPELLNGSYTQGKTTFNSSIEYSCNNGYDFTGNNIIVCMENGLWSKLEATCIIKDCNLTKPISHGSCFANTTTYQSKAECLCDAGYTLHGENFTECLSDGSWSDANITCIIKDCIPPPSLLNGSRTQGKTTFNSSIEYSCNNGYDITGNNIIVCLENGIWSKLEATCIIKDCGNYTHTLNGMVEFPNDTTYLSVANVHCIEGYRLKKEHNNSVTSEYINCTEEGLWQVSKGCELKDCGPPPSGKLSTVNAPVKTFNSSAVYTCNHGYSTYNDSTIVCNASGLWSDEAPICYDINECLDRKTCHYNANCTNTDGSFKCECQTGYRDLDGVGGQHCDDIDECSSGGDFFCATSFNQTRVCVNIDGGYVCVCNKGFTGPKCERDIDECIHNTTCGGNADCSNAFGRFTCACREGYPQGNPYLGCFEPVLLEFSGAGDRYWDIDNEIIKEYQISRRLPYFGEYVHWLRPSMDGFISLDFQPLYNQYGGENASEWRTAVQNHLVIAPLWTNIDSRNITDGGLWIHLFTDRQKNNVDIEKIQQLVRQYTNQTEFIVSVALVATWKHVTVHSPYEPGYELVKHQNLSMQCILASDGMYTYIIFNYDREQFSIKPLSEVPVASGFTNLNYTGVILSNRKNFTRLNQESNVKPDFAGRWLYNVTVITESMKNEILCQRFFDSNKDGLKTLIKKELEFALPCPCQEVLMIEDYTFNRNDSLRPGFGDHMTCYESWFFSAYGIKQRCCYMFSKLQTQYPGAVAAEFENKTLAELLEKGYNQCCSSGVSQKFCHLYQEINPPDDCSKYTISDEIPLRADIMQDDLGVEKQHEDTRGEGMMGHFVRSVRKMFGL; encoded by the exons ATGATCGGTTTTGTTATACTAGTATTTCTTGAAATACAATGTGTTCTGCTTAAGCATGGAAGTACAG CGACAACATTCAAAGCTACAACGTCTGCACCGACAACAGCGTCCTACATATCAGTAGCAGAAGCGGTAACACAAGACACAACGTCTTCACCACCAACTGCGTTCAACACAACAACCACAAAAGCGGAAAATCCAGGGATAACCACTCCtgcaactacaacaacaaccaaCATAACAACAACAGAATCGGAAACATATGGGACAAACACGTTTTCTCCGACAACAGCAACCAATACATTAACTACACAAATAAAAGCATCATCTGCATCAAACACTTCGGCTGTTTCAACAAAACCGTCTGATCGATTAACAACTTCCACGACAACATCAATATCTGCAACAGCAACTACACCTGCACCGACATTTTCACCGACACCAACAACTACACCTGTACCGACATCTTCACCTGAACCAACAACTACACCGGTACCGCCATATTCACCTGAACCAACAACTACAGCTGCATCAACATCTCCACCTGAACAAACAACTACACCTGATCCAACAACTACACCTGCACCGACATCTTCACCTCAACGAATAACTGATCCTGTACCGGCATCTTCACCTGAACAAACAACTGATCCTGTACCGACATCTTCACCTGATTCAACAACTGATCCTGCACCGACATCTTCACCTGAACCAACAACTGATCCTGTACCGACATCTTCACCTGAACCAACAACTGATCCTGTATCGACATCACCATCTGAACCAACAGCTGATCCTCTACCGACATCTTCACCTGAACAAACAACTGATCATCTACCGACATATTCACCTGAACCAACAACTGATCCTGTACCGACGTCTTCACCTGAACCAACAACAGGTCCTATACCGTCCTCTTCACCTGAACCAACAACTGATCTCCTACCGACATCTTCTACAACTGAGCATGTACCGGCATCTTCACCTGAATTAACAACTGAACCTGCAACGACATCTTCACCTGAACCAACAACTGATCATGTACCGACATCTTCACCTGAACCAACTACTGATCCAGCACCTACATCTTCACCTGAACCAATAACTGATCCTGTATCGATATCTTCACATGAACATAAAACAAATCCCGCACCGACATCTTCACCTGAACAAACAACTACACATGTAACGCCATATTCACCTGAACCAGCAACTACAGTTGTAACGACATCTTCACCTGAACCAACAACTATACCTTCACCGCCATATTCACCTAAACCAACAACTACATCTTCACCGCCATATTCACCTGAACCAACAACTACATCTGCACCGCCATATTCACCTAAACCAACAACTACGTCTGCACCGCAATTTACAACTGAACCAACAACTACACCTGCATCTGTATCTTCTCCTGAACTAATAACTACACCTGCACCGCCATATTCACCTGAACCAACAACTACACTTGCAACGCCATATTCACCTGAATCAACAACTATACTTGCACCGCAATATTCACCTGAACCAATAACTACACCTGAACCGCCATATTCACCTGAACAAACAACTACACCTGCACCGCGATATTCACCTGAACCAACAACTACACCTGAACCACAATATTCACCTGAACCAAAAACTACAACTGCACAGACATATTCACTTGAACCAACAGCTACACCTGAACCGCCATATTCACCTGAACCAAACACTACACCTGCACCGCCATATTCACTTGAACCAACAGCTACACCTGCTTCGCCTTGTTCAACTGAATCAACAACTACACCTGAACCTCCATATTCACCTGAACCAACAACTACATCTGTACCGACATCTTCATCTGAACCAACAACTACATCTATACCGACATCTCCAACTGAACCAACAACTACACCTGCATTTGTATCTTCTCCTGAACCAACAACTACACATGTGCCGACTTCTTCACCTCAACCAACAATTACTTCAACGTTAGACGCAACAACATTTTCCACTACAG ATTGTGTTTCACCACCCGGAATTCCTAATGGAACTTACACAGCTTTGAGCGCAGCCTATAATTCAGCCATTAACTATCTGTGCAACCCAGGCTTCCAACTGACTGGAAACAACTCCATAATGTGTCTAGATTCCGGGAACTGGAGTGAGTTAAAGGCCACCTGCACTATTAAAG ATTGTGGAACACCTCCTGGTTTGCTGAACGGCTATTTCACAAAAGCAAAGACAACTTTCGATTCATCAGTTGAATACACGTGCATAACCGGGTATGACCTTAATGGAAACAACACCATTGTATGCCTTGAATATGGGAACTGGAGTGAACTCAGGACACGGTGCGAGATAAAAA ATTGTTATAATACTCCAATTGTTGCAAACGGAAAGTGCATCTCCAATACCACCATATATAAGTCGCCTGCCGCCTGTTCGTGTGACGCAGGATACACATTGCATGGGGACAACTATACAGAGTGTCTAGCCAATGGATCGTGGAGTGATGTCAATATCACATGTACTGCCAGGG ACTGTGGACCACCGCCTGAGTTGCTGAACGGCTCTCACACTCAAGGGAAAACAACTTTCAATTCATCGATTGAATACTCGTGCAACCATGGATATGACTTGACTGGAAACAACACCATTGTGTGTTTGGAAAATGGACTTTGGAATAAGCTGGGGGCTACATGCATCATTAAAG ATTGCAACTTAACTAAACCTATATTGCACGGATCGTGTTTCGCCAATACCACAACATACCTGTCTAAGGCTGAGTGTTCGTGTGATACAGGATACACATTGCACGGAAAAAACTTTACTGAGTGTCTTTCCGATGGATCATGGAGTGACGCCAATATCACTTGTATCATCAAAG ATTGTGGAGCACCTCCTGGACTGATGAACGCATTTTTCACTCAAGGAGGGACGACTTACCATTCATCAATTGAATACACGTGCATAACTGGGTACGATCTAATTGGAAATAACACCATTGTGTGCCTTGAAACCGGGCACTGGAGTGAACTCGAGACCAAATGCGAGATAAAAC ACTGTAGTTCACCGCCGGAGTTGCTGAACGGCTCTTATACTCAAGGGAAAACAACTTTCAATTCATCGATTGAATACTCGTGCAATAACGGATATGACTTTACTGGAAACAATATAATTGTGTGTATGGAAAATGGTCTTTGGAGTAAACTAGAGGCTACATGCATCATTAAAG ATTGCAACTTAACTAAACCTATATCGCACGGATCGTGTTTCGCCAATACCACAACATACCAGTCTAAGGCTGAGTGTTTGTGTGATGCAGGATACACATTGCATGGAGAAAACTTTACTGAATGTCTTTCCGATGGATCATGGAGTGACGCCAATATCACTTGTATCATCAAAG ACTGTATACCACCGCCTTCGTTGCTGAACGGCTCTCGCACGCAAGGGAAAACAACTTTCAATTCATCGATTGAATACTCGTGCAACAATGGATATGACATAACTGGAAACAACATCATTGTGTGTTTAGAAAATGGAATTTGGAGTAAACTAGAGGCTACATGCATCATTAAAG ATTGCGGAAACTATACCCATACGCTGAATGGCATGGTTGAGTTTCCGAACGATACAACTTACCTGTCCGTTGCCAATGTCCACTGCATTGAAGGATATAGACTGAAGAAGGAACACAATAACAGCGTTACATCAGAGTACATTAACTGCACTGAAGAAGGTCTCTGGCAGGTCTCAAAAGGCTGCGAACTAAAAG ACTGTGGTCCACCACCAAGTGGCAAACTATCAACAGTGAACGCACCAGTGAAGACTTTCAACTCATCAGCTGTGTACACGTGTAATCATGGGTACAGCACATACAATGACTCAACAATCGTTTGTAATGCAAGCGGGCTATGGAGTGATGAAGCACCAATATGTTATG ATATCAACGAGTGTCTTGACAGAAAGACATGTCACTACAACGCTAACTGTACCAACACTGACGGGAGCTTTAAGTGCGAATGTCAGACCGGATACAGAGACCTGGATGGGGTCGGTGGACAACACTGTGATG ATATAGACGAGTGTTCTTCTGGTGGCGATTTCTTTTGCGCAACATCCTTCAACCAGACACGTGTTTGTGTGAATATTGACGGAGGATACGTGTGTGTTTGCAACAAGGGATTTACTGGACCCAAATGTGAACGCG ATATTGATGAATGCATTCATAATACAACGTGCGGAGGAAATGCGGATTGTTCCAACGCGTTTGGTAGATTCACCTGTGCATGCCGTGAAGGCTATCCACAGGGAAACCCCTATCTGGGCTGCTTCG AACCGGTTTTACTGGAGTTCAGTGGAGCGGGAGACAGATACTGGGATATAGACAACGAAATAATCAAGGAGTATCAAATCTCAAGACGGCTGCCGTACTTCGGGGAGTATGTGCACTGGTTAAGG CCAAGCATGGACGGATTCATATCGCTAGATTTCCAACCATTGTACAATCAATATGGAGGTGAAAATGCAAGCGAGTGGAGGACAGCTGTTCAGAACCACTTGGTGATTGCACCGTTATGGACAAACATTGACAGCAGAAATATTACAGACGGAGGACTTTGGATTCACCTTTTTACCGACCGCCAAAAGAACAATGTAGACATTGAGAAAATCCAACAACTCGTTCGTCAATACACCAACCAGACTGAGTTCATTGTTAGTGTGGCCCTGGTCGCCACGTGGAAACACGTGACTGTCCACTCGCCCTATGAACCCGGATATGAACTCGTCAAGCATCAG AACCTGTCGATGCAGTGTATTCTGGCATCAGACGGAATGTACACGTACATCATATTCAACTACGACCGGGAACAGTTTAGTATCAAACCGTTATCAGAAGTACCCGTTGCCAGTggtttcacaaatctaaattACACGGGAGTCATTTTGTCCAACAGAAAAAACTTCACGCGACTTAATCAAGAATCCAATGTTAAGCCAG ATTTTGCTGGAAGGTGGCTCTATAATGTTACAGTCATCACTGAATCCATGAAAAATGAAATCCTTTGCCAAAGATTCTTCGACAGTAATAAAGATGGTCTGAAAACACTGATCAAGAAGGAGCTGGAGTTTGCCCTGCCATGTCCGTGTCAGGAAGTCCTTATGATCGAA GACTACACTTTCAACCGCAATGACTCCCTACGCCCCGGGTTTGGAGACCATATGACATGTTACGAGTCCTGGTTCTTCAGCGCCTATGGCATCAAACAAAGATGCTGCTACAT GTTCAGCAAACTGCAGACGCAGTACCCGGGTGCAGTAGCAGCGgagtttgaaaacaaaacacttgcCGAATTACTCGAGAAGGGTTACAATCAGTGCTGCTCTTCGGGTGTCAGCCAGAAGTTCTGTCATCTGTACCAGGAGATCAACCCGCCTGATGACTGCTCAAAATACACAATAAGCGACGAGATACCGCTAAGGGCAGACATCATGCAAGATGACCTTGGTGTTGAGAAGCAACACGAGGACACCCGCGGCGAGGGGATGATGGGCCACTTCGTCAGAAGTGTGCGAAAAATGTTTGGATTGTAA